A window of Misgurnus anguillicaudatus chromosome 3, ASM2758022v2, whole genome shotgun sequence genomic DNA:
cggacttttcaggcgagtcgaagtactcccaaaagtgctattacgccataaaatatagttcctcttttaaatccgcttagaaaagcactacgttttattttgtaccaccaaacttgctcgtataactactagtcttaaataggaaaaacattgatgtgtttggtcacttctaactttatctctaaatggtacaattgaatgaatggggctaagctaaatgctatcgaaaagcgtcgcagcgcgctccagcgcttacatgcacgcacacagatgatagggggatgtatcaacaattcttagttaaggtaataactaATATTataaatgagtagactattcctttaatcgtgcagccctagtacCCACTGTCTGCCTTAGTAAATAAAACAACTACTATGAAAGTTAGTGTGTACCGTCAACTCTGTGCttattatcatttatcaaaatgtctgCTATTCTGTTCCACAGAAGAAAGGTatagtttttgggtgaactatccctttaatcagGTGATGGTTTAATGATGTCATGATCTATGACTGAAACATGCTTCAGTTGGTGACTGATGATCATAATATTTGCATAACTCCTAACTAAGAATATTTAATCAAAAGTCACAATTACAGGAGGAATAGCAGCAGTGAACTGCTGTGTGGTTAAGTAATATGGATGCTATTGTGTGCTCTTAATGTAATTAGAGCTTTAAACCTATCACTAAAGTCTCAACCCAGTCACCATTTTTGGCAAAAtagttaaattattattatatttgaaCGAACTacattttactaaaaacaaaaaaatctattcgACTCTTTAATaagttaatatattttatatttatattatttttaataagtaGTACTTGGTAGGCCAGTTCAGATTCGTCCAAAACAAGATACATAGATGGGATATGTGATGGCTGGCTAAAGAGCTAGGTCCCTTACTGGGTCAAAACTCAATACCAGTTCTGTACAATAGAGGAAAGCAGATGTGTGCCTGTAAAAAGAAAACGAGGGCTATAAACTTACAGCGACGTGGTACTTCATGTAGTAATGCACAACCCATGCTGGAATCAGAATGCGCGTGATGGCAAAAACACTTGCATTATAAGCTTTAAAAGTCTGGAtgcaaaacaaaaagaaaaagagaCGATGGCATGTTATAATGCAACTTCACATATATTTACAGTTCAGTGAATGTTACCTACAAACATTTTACATGTTTCACTTTAGATGTGTTTATTCCGAGTGTATACGGAATGACATGGACTCACGTATAGCCTCCAGAGTGTCTTGGGCTCCAGGAATCCAGCCCAGAACCGGGCGATTGGGCCGGGTGTTTTGGGCGCAGTGACGGGCTCTCGAGAGCTGAGCTCTTGATCTTTCAGCCACTGTCGCCGAAGCTTAATCAACTGCTCATAGCGGAGTTTCTCATCCGCTGTGTATCCAGGCATCGTGGCGTTACTGCTACTATTTAAATAAAGCAGAGTTTACAACAATGACATCTAAGAGGACAAACCTCCCAGAGTGCAACGCGAACATAAGAACTCCATAAAATAtctacatttttcacagcgacaCCTACTGATCTGGAGGGAATCATCCGACACGTGACACGTACAGGCGTTGCAAAACACACGTCATTCGAGGACCTGATGGGGTTTCATCAGTAGGCGCAGACGTATCagcatatgacatcaaagtaccgcgagagcaaatcGAAACCTGTGGTTTGaactcgctctcgcgatactttgatgCCGATCGCTCTGCGCAGTACCGCATAAAGTCAAACACGCCTTTATCGATAAACTGTTGTTTCTGCATTATTCAACGGTTTAACCTAAATTTTTTGCTCAATAATGACTCAGTGGACCcaatatgtataaaatattttaattatttatattacaATACAAGAATACATAATTACCTTCAAA
This region includes:
- the ndufb6 gene encoding NADH dehydrogenase [ubiquinone] 1 beta subcomplex subunit 6 encodes the protein MPGYTADEKLRYEQLIKLRRQWLKDQELSSREPVTAPKTPGPIARFWAGFLEPKTLWRLYTFKAYNASVFAITRILIPAWVVHYYMKYHVAKMPYGIVELKPRLFPGDTILETGEVVPDLPEAENHGHH